In Flammeovirgaceae bacterium 311, one DNA window encodes the following:
- a CDS encoding gas vesicle protein, whose protein sequence is MNKGTIGILSLITGAAVGLAVGVLFAPDKGSNTRGRVSYNLYRFKSALEDLLTELQAEDLPDSSARSESERVITDAKVKAEELLKDVETLIGQIKKDYK, encoded by the coding sequence ATGAATAAAGGTACTATAGGAATCCTCTCGCTGATAACGGGAGCGGCTGTAGGGTTGGCAGTAGGAGTATTGTTTGCTCCTGATAAAGGATCTAATACACGCGGCCGTGTTTCATATAACCTGTACCGTTTTAAATCAGCGCTGGAAGATCTCCTGACAGAGCTGCAGGCAGAAGATTTGCCAGACAGCAGCGCCCGTTCCGAAAGCGAGCGTGTTATTACCGATGCAAAAGTAAAAGCCGAAGAGTTGCTGAAGGACGTGGAGACGCTGATCGGCCAAATCAAAAAAGACTACAAATAA
- a CDS encoding nusb antitermination factor (COG0781 Transcription termination factor): MQNIFAYLQCRQSDYHLTLDLIREQFAPDLNSMEVQDPVKLEENRKAASDLFIKSHEERRLQPTHGYTPEQASAASDALSYYNKLVQQDFDHLRKSMVAEAEKIAGRYLLFLILLLELQRFANRERETRLEKGRTSAAGTDEENWLNNRVLKILEQNKTLQTEAIRQNLNWREEQDFVRELYRDVLQRDEAYQEYLKMEQPDFEADQKIVLHVIKKIFFKHELVESFMERLDIYWSENREVLKSMVQRTVKELTPESDSNVELAVLSVNWEDDREFFIDLYKLTIQKEPEFEELIASKSKNWDVERLALLDKIILMMALCEMINFTSIPVKVTINEYIELSKRYSTPKSKIFVNGILDVLSVELQEKGIIRKSGRGLIDNK, translated from the coding sequence ATGCAAAATATCTTCGCATATTTGCAGTGCCGCCAGTCCGATTACCACCTGACTTTGGACCTGATCCGGGAGCAGTTTGCTCCTGATCTTAACTCTATGGAGGTGCAGGATCCGGTAAAACTGGAAGAAAACCGCAAAGCTGCCTCCGATCTTTTTATCAAAAGCCATGAAGAGCGCAGGCTGCAGCCTACACATGGTTATACCCCCGAGCAGGCCTCGGCTGCCAGCGATGCCCTTAGCTATTATAATAAGCTGGTGCAGCAGGACTTTGACCACCTGCGTAAAAGTATGGTGGCCGAAGCCGAAAAAATAGCCGGACGTTACCTGCTTTTTTTAATACTCCTGCTGGAATTGCAGCGCTTTGCTAATCGCGAGCGTGAAACAAGGCTGGAGAAGGGACGTACAAGCGCGGCAGGAACAGATGAGGAAAACTGGCTCAATAACCGTGTACTGAAGATCCTGGAGCAAAATAAAACCCTGCAGACCGAAGCCATCAGGCAGAACCTGAACTGGCGCGAAGAGCAGGATTTTGTACGCGAGCTGTACCGCGATGTGCTGCAGCGCGACGAAGCCTACCAGGAGTACCTGAAAATGGAACAGCCCGATTTTGAGGCCGACCAGAAGATTGTGCTTCATGTAATCAAGAAAATTTTCTTTAAACATGAGCTGGTGGAGTCGTTTATGGAGCGTCTGGATATTTACTGGAGCGAAAACCGCGAGGTGCTCAAGAGCATGGTGCAGCGTACGGTAAAAGAGCTAACCCCCGAGAGCGACAGCAATGTGGAGCTGGCAGTACTCTCAGTGAACTGGGAAGACGATCGTGAATTTTTTATAGACCTCTACAAGCTAACCATACAGAAAGAGCCTGAATTTGAGGAATTAATAGCCTCAAAAAGTAAAAACTGGGATGTGGAGCGGCTTGCCTTACTGGATAAAATTATCCTGATGATGGCACTTTGTGAAATGATTAATTTTACAAGCATCCCTGTAAAAGTAACGATAAACGAGTATATTGAGCTCTCAAAACGCTATAGTACGCCTAAAAGCAAAATATTTGTAAATGGTATACTAGATGTTCTTTCAGTAGAGTTACAAGAGAAAGGAATAATCCGAAAGAGTGGTAGAGGATTGATTGATAATAAATAA
- a CDS encoding glutamate dehydrogenase/leucine dehydrogenase (COG0334 Glutamate dehydrogenase/leucine dehydrogenase), whose translation MVEVNEVMPREKMGVFDQIEAMEHEQLVICYDKATGLKAIIAVHNTTLGPALGGTRMWQYKNEQEAITDVLRLSRGMTFKNAISGLNLGGGKAVIIGDAQTQKTEPFMRRFGRFINSLGGRYVTAEDVNIRTSDIEYIAMETRYVSGLPEIMGGGGDPSPVTAYSTYLGMKAAAKKAWGIDSLQGKKVLVQGVGQVGSHLVERLRHEDAQVYISDISEERLRQVANRFGAEVVMGDAIYDLDLDIYSPCALGATLNDDTVSRLKCQVIAGAANNQLKDEKKHGQLLMERGIIYAPDFLINSGGVINVAAEYEGNYQRERAYQKAEKVYDICLNILNEAEAKNVGPQEAAMQMALKRIQEVGRVKLSY comes from the coding sequence ATGGTGGAAGTAAACGAAGTAATGCCACGCGAAAAAATGGGTGTCTTCGATCAAATTGAAGCAATGGAGCACGAGCAACTGGTTATATGCTACGACAAAGCAACCGGTCTGAAGGCCATCATTGCTGTACACAATACCACACTGGGCCCTGCGCTTGGCGGTACCCGCATGTGGCAGTATAAGAACGAACAGGAGGCCATTACAGATGTGCTTCGCCTGAGTCGCGGCATGACTTTTAAAAATGCCATCTCCGGCCTGAACCTGGGCGGCGGCAAGGCCGTGATTATCGGCGATGCCCAAACCCAGAAAACAGAACCCTTTATGCGTCGCTTTGGCCGTTTTATTAACAGCCTGGGCGGCCGTTATGTTACCGCCGAGGATGTAAACATCCGCACCTCCGATATCGAGTACATTGCCATGGAAACCCGCTATGTTTCGGGGCTGCCGGAGATAATGGGCGGTGGTGGCGATCCTTCTCCTGTTACGGCCTACAGCACGTACCTGGGCATGAAAGCCGCGGCCAAAAAAGCCTGGGGCATTGATAGCCTGCAGGGTAAAAAAGTGCTGGTACAGGGGGTAGGACAGGTTGGTTCTCACCTGGTAGAACGCCTGCGCCACGAAGATGCACAGGTATACATCAGCGACATTAGCGAGGAGCGCCTGCGGCAGGTAGCCAACCGCTTTGGTGCCGAGGTAGTCATGGGCGATGCTATTTATGACCTGGACCTGGATATTTACTCTCCCTGCGCCCTGGGTGCCACCCTTAACGACGACACCGTTTCCCGCCTGAAATGCCAGGTGATTGCCGGTGCAGCCAACAACCAGCTGAAGGATGAGAAAAAGCATGGCCAGCTGCTGATGGAAAGAGGTATTATCTATGCACCAGATTTCCTGATCAACTCCGGAGGCGTTATCAATGTAGCTGCCGAGTACGAGGGCAATTACCAGCGTGAGCGTGCATATCAGAAAGCTGAAAAAGTGTACGATATCTGCCTGAATATCTTAAATGAGGCAGAAGCCAAAAATGTAGGTCCGCAGGAAGCTGCCATGCAAATGGCCCTGAAACGCATTCAGGAAGTAGGCCGTGTAAAGCTGTCTTATTAA
- a CDS encoding isocitrate dehydrogenase (NAD(+)) (COG0473 Isocitrate/isopropylmalate dehydrogenase) gives MATTVTLIEGDGIGPEITASVKRIFAAAGVPIQWEEENAGQTTLESVGELIPASLIESIKKNKVALKGPLTTPVGKGFKSVNVQLRQLFDLYQNVRPCVTTEGISSRFTDVNMVIFRENTEGLYAGLEFFDERLQIADSISRVTKDGCYRIVKAAFDYARRRGCKKVTLVHKANILKNAGRLMLQAGETVAKEFPGITYENVIVDNMCMQLVLKPQQFDVVVTTNLFGDILSDLCAGLVGGLGVVAGANIGDEVAIFEAVHGTAPDIAGQGKANPTALLRSAIMMLYHLDMVDDAKRINHAIDETLKIKEQCTGDLGGSATTQQFTDYVIQKLQN, from the coding sequence ATGGCTACAACAGTTACGCTGATTGAAGGTGATGGCATAGGGCCGGAAATTACCGCCTCTGTAAAACGCATTTTTGCAGCAGCAGGCGTACCCATACAGTGGGAAGAGGAAAATGCGGGACAAACCACCCTGGAATCAGTAGGAGAGTTGATTCCTGCTTCGCTGATAGAGTCTATCAAAAAAAATAAAGTAGCCCTGAAAGGGCCGCTTACCACCCCGGTAGGCAAAGGCTTTAAAAGTGTAAACGTGCAGCTTAGGCAGCTGTTCGATCTTTATCAGAACGTCCGGCCCTGCGTTACCACCGAAGGTATCAGCTCCAGGTTTACAGATGTGAACATGGTGATCTTTCGTGAAAATACCGAAGGCCTTTATGCCGGCCTCGAGTTTTTCGATGAACGCCTGCAAATAGCCGACTCTATTAGCCGTGTTACCAAAGATGGCTGCTATCGTATTGTTAAGGCTGCTTTTGATTATGCCCGCCGCCGCGGCTGTAAAAAAGTAACCCTGGTGCACAAGGCCAACATCCTTAAAAATGCCGGAAGGCTCATGCTGCAGGCCGGAGAAACTGTTGCCAAAGAATTTCCGGGTATTACTTACGAGAATGTAATTGTTGATAATATGTGCATGCAGCTGGTGCTAAAGCCCCAGCAGTTTGATGTTGTGGTAACCACCAACCTGTTTGGTGATATCCTCTCGGATCTGTGTGCAGGCCTGGTAGGTGGTTTAGGCGTAGTGGCCGGTGCCAACATTGGCGACGAAGTAGCAATCTTTGAAGCGGTACATGGTACGGCTCCCGATATTGCAGGTCAGGGCAAAGCAAATCCAACAGCACTGCTGCGTTCAGCCATCATGATGCTGTACCACCTGGATATGGTAGACGATGCCAAACGCATTAACCATGCCATAGACGAAACCCTCAAGATAAAGGAGCAGTGTACCGGTGATCTGGGCGGTAGTGCTACCACACAACAGTTTACAGATTATGTAATCCAGAAGCTCCAGAACTAA
- a CDS encoding xenobiotic-transporting ATPase (COG1132 ABC-type multidrug transport system, ATPase and permease components) translates to MKALSYINKYLFQYKRYLLLGTLFLVISNIFAIIPAQVVRYAFDIVKENIDLYRLYEGYALQESIYELFTSAIFIYGIIILAMALLRGVFLFLVRQTIIAMSRYIEYDLKNEIYAHYQTLPLSFYRSHNTGDLMARISEDVSKVRMYLGPAIMYGINLVTLFMILIPYMFTINARLTMYVLLPLPVLSLSIYYVNNLIEQRSTEIQKALSGLSTYTQEAFSGIRVLKAFARETDSANKFDVLSNEYKDKALRLTFVNALFFPLILALIGLSIILTIYIGGLEVMSGAITTGNIAEFIIYVNLLTWPVTSLGWITSIVQQAAASQQRINEFLQTKTDIVSTQNLAQEIEGRVHFENVSFVYPDSGIKALYNISFKVDPGQSLAIIGTTGSGKSTVANILLRLYDPTEGKVYIDDTEIQAYDLQSLRSQTGYVPQDVFLFSETIRNNIAWGEPGLPEETIEQAASDADLLENIERFPNRFETRVGERGITLSGGQKQRVSIARAIVRDPKILIMDDALSAVDTKTENTILNNLKRIMQGRTSIIISHRVSSAKLADHILVLDNGHIVEKGSHEELLAQAGIYKTLYDKQLQEEAVE, encoded by the coding sequence GTGAAAGCTCTCAGTTATATCAATAAATACCTCTTCCAGTACAAGCGTTACCTGCTTTTGGGCACGCTCTTTCTGGTGATCTCAAATATTTTTGCCATCATTCCGGCGCAGGTAGTTCGCTATGCTTTCGACATAGTAAAAGAAAATATTGACCTCTACCGGCTTTACGAGGGCTATGCCCTGCAGGAGTCGATCTACGAGCTGTTTACCAGCGCTATTTTTATATATGGTATTATTATCCTGGCAATGGCCCTGCTGCGGGGTGTGTTCCTGTTTCTGGTGCGGCAAACCATTATTGCCATGTCGCGCTACATAGAGTATGATCTTAAAAACGAGATTTACGCCCACTACCAGACCCTGCCCCTAAGCTTTTACCGCAGCCACAATACCGGCGATTTAATGGCGCGCATCAGCGAAGATGTAAGCAAGGTGCGCATGTACCTGGGTCCGGCCATTATGTACGGCATCAACCTGGTAACGCTTTTCATGATCCTGATCCCCTACATGTTTACCATCAATGCCCGCTTAACCATGTATGTGCTGCTGCCCCTGCCGGTACTTTCGCTTAGCATTTACTATGTAAATAACCTGATAGAGCAGCGCAGCACCGAAATACAGAAAGCACTTAGCGGCCTCTCTACCTACACCCAGGAGGCCTTTAGCGGCATCAGGGTATTAAAAGCCTTTGCGCGCGAAACCGATTCTGCCAATAAATTCGATGTGCTAAGCAATGAGTACAAAGACAAAGCCCTGCGCCTGACTTTTGTAAATGCACTGTTCTTCCCGCTTATTCTGGCGCTTATTGGCCTGTCGATTATCCTGACGATATACATTGGTGGTTTGGAGGTAATGAGCGGGGCCATCACCACTGGTAACATTGCAGAATTCATCATCTATGTAAACCTGCTTACCTGGCCGGTAACCTCACTGGGCTGGATCACCAGTATTGTGCAGCAGGCAGCTGCTTCGCAGCAGCGCATCAATGAGTTTTTACAGACCAAAACCGATATTGTTTCCACCCAGAACCTGGCGCAGGAAATAGAAGGGCGGGTGCATTTCGAAAATGTAAGCTTTGTGTATCCTGATTCGGGTATAAAGGCGCTCTACAACATCAGCTTTAAGGTAGATCCAGGTCAGTCGCTGGCCATTATCGGTACTACCGGTTCCGGCAAAAGCACGGTTGCCAACATTCTGCTGCGCCTCTACGACCCTACTGAAGGCAAGGTTTATATTGATGATACCGAAATACAGGCCTACGACCTGCAAAGCCTGCGCAGCCAGACAGGCTATGTACCGCAGGATGTATTCCTATTCTCCGAAACCATCCGCAACAACATAGCCTGGGGAGAGCCCGGTCTGCCTGAAGAAACCATAGAGCAGGCTGCCTCCGATGCCGACCTGCTGGAAAATATAGAGCGTTTCCCCAATAGGTTTGAAACCCGTGTGGGAGAACGGGGCATTACCCTAAGCGGTGGCCAGAAGCAACGGGTAAGCATTGCCCGGGCCATTGTGCGCGATCCCAAGATCCTGATCATGGACGATGCCCTCTCTGCGGTGGATACCAAGACAGAAAACACCATTCTGAACAACCTCAAGCGCATCATGCAGGGGCGCACGAGCATCATCATCAGCCACCGGGTAAGCTCCGCCAAGCTGGCCGATCACATACTGGTACTGGACAATGGCCACATAGTAGAAAAAGGCAGCCACGAAGAGCTGCTGGCACAGGCAGGCATCTACAAAACCCTTTACGACAAGCAGCTGCAGGAAGAAGCAGTGGAGTGA
- a CDS encoding preprotein translocase subunit YajC (COG1862 Preprotein translocase subunit YajC), producing MLPTILLQADAQPQAWWGNVILIGGIIIIFYFFMVRPQQRKQKQHKSFVDSLKRGDRVVTIGGMHGRVVEIVDDAVVLDVDRGTKLTFEKSAISVEASKRFSPQTKETKAEA from the coding sequence ATGCTACCTACAATTCTTTTACAGGCAGATGCACAGCCCCAGGCCTGGTGGGGAAACGTAATCCTGATTGGCGGGATTATCATTATCTTTTATTTCTTTATGGTGAGGCCACAGCAGCGTAAGCAAAAGCAGCATAAGTCTTTTGTAGATTCGCTTAAACGTGGCGACCGTGTAGTGACCATTGGTGGCATGCATGGCCGTGTAGTAGAAATTGTAGACGATGCCGTGGTGCTTGATGTAGACAGAGGCACCAAGCTTACTTTCGAAAAGTCGGCCATATCGGTAGAAGCCAGTAAGCGTTTTAGCCCCCAAACCAAAGAAACCAAAGCAGAAGCTTGA